From one Plectropomus leopardus isolate mb chromosome 8, YSFRI_Pleo_2.0, whole genome shotgun sequence genomic stretch:
- the asb8 gene encoding ankyrin repeat and SOCS box protein 8 — MSSTMWYIMQSIQSKYSLSERLIRTIAAIRSFPHDNVEDLIRKGADVNRMHGTLKPLHCACMVADADCVELLLEKGAEVNALDGYNRTALHYAAEKDESCVELLLEYGAQPNALDGNKDTPLHWAAFKDNPECVRALLESGACPNARDYNNDTPLSWAAMKGNLESVKVLLDYGAQVHVTNLKGQTPISRLVALLARGLGTEQEEECLELLCRAAGRFEIRRADGTLPRELSKDPQLLARLTSMVAQAPTLRTLARCAVRQSLGVQFLPTAVKELPLPETIKDYLLLRD, encoded by the exons ATGAGCTCTACTATGTGGTACATCATGCAAAGCATTCAGAGTAAATACTCATTGTCTGAGCGGCTCATCCGCACAATCGCAGCCATCCGCTCATTCCCACACGACAATGTGGAAGATCTCATTCGTAAG GGAGCTGATGTGAACCGGATGCATGGCACACTGAAGCCCTTGCACTGTGCCTGTATGGTCGCTGATGCTGACTGTGTGGAGCTGCTGTTGGAGAAAGGCGCGGAG GTGAATGCTTTGGACGGATATAACCGCACAGCACTGCACTATGCAGCTGAGAAGGATGAGAGTTGTGTGGAGTTGCTGTTGGAGTATGGGGCCCAGCCAAACGCCCTGGATGGCAACAAGGACACTCCACTTCACTGGGCCGCCTTCAAAGATAACCCAGAGTGTGTAAGGGCCCTGCTGGAGAGCGGGGCCTGTCCTAATGCACGGGACTACAACAATGACACGCCTTTGAGTTGGGCAGCAATGAAGGGTAACCTGGAGAGTGTTAAGGTGCTATTAGACTATGGAGCACAGGTCCACGTGACTAACCTGAAGGGCCAGACCCCTATCTCTCGACTGGTGGCCCTGTTGGCCCGGGGCCTGGGCACTGAACAGGAGGAGGAATGCCTGGAGCTGCTGTGCCGGGCAGCTGGGCGGTTTGAAATCCGACGGGCTGACGGCACTCTTCCCAGGGAGCTGAGTAAGGATCCCCAGCTGCTGGCGAGGCTGACCAGCATGGTGGCTCAGGCTCCCACGCTTCGCACTCTGGCACGCTGTGCTGTCCGGCAGAGTCTTGGAGTCCAGTTCCTCCCCACTGCTGTCAAAGAGCTTCCTTTACCAGAGACCATAAAAGACTATTTACTGCTGAGAGACTGA